The DNA region GTAAACAACACTACTATTTCCTAGTGTCAAATTTTTCGTAGAATTTTagcatttcttttttaaaataaccacCAAAAAGTCATCTTTATCAAATTTGAgtatatgttaattatgaataacttcaAACGTTTTGAATGCATTATGTATCTCATAGGCAAAGTCAGCGACAGATCTGTAATTACACCTGATGCTTCGGTTAGTGAATAATCCGTTCTCTCTTCCTCATACTCCTTTAACTCCGACTCACCTTTGTTCCGCGATTCAATAGGATGCAAGCGATTATAGTCTTTAAGGTGTAACTGCAGATCTGTCGTTGATCGTTCTCGTATATGATAAGTATGCTCGTTTTAACGATACAATATTACACTTCtcgtaaattttcaaaattttttgttataactgaaagaaaataacaacttTTGTTGCTTTTGTTTTCATTGCTTTGAAACACTTATTCACCAAATTCTCTTGCTTTCTTAAAAACGTAGACCAAGACCAGAATATACCTCTACTCCAAAAACAAATCTAAgcctaataaaaaaaactgtgtGAAGACATTGTTTGTAGCCTTCCATTTCATTTATAACAATtgttctttcaaaaaaaaaaagaaggtGCGTTTGAAAGTCCCAAATCTGTCGATTcgttacttttataatttttttaatttcgtgTGTTGGATAAACGTTGATTTTTAAAGGATAAATATGTTAAGCAAGACGTTTAATATAACCCTGACTACAACATCAACAACCATTTGTTGGTGGCATACTGATTTTAAACACTGTCGGATACATAAATAATGCTCTGGTTGTCCAAATGATACTATTACAccagaaaacaaaaataaatttcaaaatcgaGATGAATAATGTAAACTGTTACATAGGATCCTTAAGACATTTTTTGGAACAGTTTACAATACTTTTAGAGAACATTCGggcaataacaatattttttccaaatgtTTGTCCCCTTTACCCACTGTATCATGTGTTTTTTTatcgaaacaaaaaaaaatttctacaTCGGCATGTGACGATGAAACTTGAGTCCACTCCGGAAAGAAATCGACAATCAGTTGAGAGAGAATATGTGGAGAAAGCCGTGCCAAGGTCTAGACGACTACTTTGAGCTTCCAATTGTTTCAACATACACATTACCACCCACAGAATCTTACCTACATTTTATCGCCGATACttaggtttattttatttgattccaGTTATATTACAATATCGGGTCGTACAAAGATTTGAAATGTTCCATCGTTAAAATACcaattttacaattcaatatGTGCCCTATGTActccaattataattttttggtgaatattttaaaaatataacacaaaaatttcgaaatctacaaaaaatttaatcccGGAAAATATGTTACGTTCGAAATTGGGAAAATCGGTAAACAAAAACTATGTTCTTAATTACCCTTAGGAACTCCTGTACGTCGTGCTGCATGAACGAATCCAGCGTCTCCCAGCCGAAGCTCTTGGTCAGTTTCTTGGTGCCGACCGGCTTATCACAGAACTGTAGCTCGTGGAAGACGCGCTGCAACGCCAACGCCACGGATTTGGTTGAGTCGTCGGACTCGGTTGGCATCTTATAGACCGCCTTGCGTAACTGATTTGTGAAGTATAAAGTTTGTAGCAGCGAGTTCATGTAACAGGTGGCTCCCTGATTCTTCAAACCGACATATCCTAACATAACAATACGATTAATGATACATGGATTATGTTATTTGATAGATATCGCTGCATAGTAAAAAGTTCGTATAAATCTGTGCATCGAGAATACTGAAGATAACTTTGTactgaataattatatgtattttgtatttagtcCATTGCTCATTAAGCGGACACATTCCCACAATTTAAAACCACGCATTTAtattgttgtaatttaaagtatacACAATCATTTTCAACCGATTTTTGAtagaaattattcattttccatgtttatacaaattttatcccCTTTTTGTGGTATGTTAGCATTCATTAACACTGCTAACTACTTCTATTTTGCTTACATTTCAAGTGTTATTAACCATAAAAAGATGTGTTTTGctcaagtttttattattcgaaaaattattttataagcaGTATACTGTTGTATTTCGAGCACAAACTACTGTCAATGTAAGTCTTTACAGGTAAAAAAGGTGGTTGAGCAATATAACAACCCagtatttgttgaaaataaatcttttcgtTAATACTCGGATGGAATGACCAGTTGTAATCCGATATAACATTCATGGAACTGTTATTCTTACAGAGACAGGCTGGACTGCGAAGTTGGCTATGTCTCAAGGGTTCACTCACTCTCTAACATAATCGACATTTAGGCGAGTCTAATACTGATTTTAGAGGTCAAGAGAACCTACAAATCTTGGAGCAAAAGAGCGATTTTGATAACTTTCTTAATTACTTACTTACTGaaacaatacataaatttttaatagttggtAATTATGAAAAGTGTTATCAAAAGAGTATTCTAAATATTGATGATCTGATTGATTGGGCTAACTTtcatatatgaattttaataacgttCAAAATATCAATGCAACGTTAacgtttcagttttaataaaagaaaaacaattattttaatgaaactaatCGGAAATCGGttgaaaataagatattttaatcaaaatgttCTTGCGTATACTCTATGGTCATCTGTGATTTATATTATGCGAAGATCATTGGAGATTGAGTCGGTGTGGCCAACCGAcctcaaaaaaattatgatgcaTACGTTTAAAATCCTTATCCCCCGAAACTTAACGAACTTGCAGCATCTAAATACGAAAAGTGACACAATTGGAGGACATACCGGTGTGTTTTTTGCTGTCCCACGAGACGCCGTGCGGCGCATCGGCGGTAACGTGCACCTCTAGCGTGATCGAATCGTCCTTGATGTAACCCTTTTCCGGATCGAGAACGTCGTTCCACGACATAAAATGCGAAAAGCCCCAGTCGTTCTCCTTGGAATAAAACAGATGCTGGATCTTGCGGCTGAAGGGTTCGACCTCCTGTCGTACGGACAACAACCGCAGCTCGGCGATTGCATAGCACGACCACGAGTTGCTTTCGCTCTCACCATTGCACTGTAGAAAGAAGCCGAGACTGCGTTGTGCCGACCTGTCTTGTGAATGGCTGTTGCGCGGCATCACCATTATCTTCCAGGGCAGGTTGCGCACATAACACGGCGGCGATAGAATTGAATCCTGTGCAGAaacatcaattattttcatatatgaaAACCATTTTAACGGTTTCGAACATTACCTTCAACTTGCTGAAGTTGGTGACTGTGAAGCGGAAGGTAGCTTCCGAACGGGACTCATCTTCCTCGAGGTCGAAGTCCTGGACGACCATGTTGGGATCTGGTTGTGGACCGATTACTACCTCACCGTTCTGACTGTGATCCATTTCGCCGCCTCCCGTGTCTGTGATGTTGTCTGCGGAACGGAATAAACGGCGTAACAATGATGTTAACAAAATTGCTTTAAGTGATCTTGTCGAagtttgaatgaaattatgatCTTATCGAGCAGCTGTATATTGACAATCGAATGTGTCAAATTAttgacaaatatattttgaagtaaTCCACCAGTTACCACGCGACCTTAAAACATTGATAAGGAGGCAGGTCTAGGAGATGTTACGAACTAACATAAAACTCAATGAGTCACACGTGTTCATTTCATCGATATAAGGAAAATGGTATAACGCATACACGTAGGCGGCCACTTGTTTTTCCTACCTCATTgtttcaacattattttaaatatttttatattttttacgtacCGATTATAAATAGTCCCCGCCAACATAACAAGTTGCGGCAACACTAAAAATACGAGCGTAAATAGAGATGATACAACAACTAAGGCCGAATGGGCGAAAAAAAATTGCATGTTCAACAAAACGACctgtaaaaacaaattaatgttgcATAATCCAGGGTTGGAAATCGATTCGCAGCCTCAAGTAGATTACGGCGTACGAGTAATTACTCAAAATGCCGCAACAATGTTTCCCGTTTCCAACCATTGGCATAAGTGcaaccataaattaaaatttactagacACATAAGAGAAACATTCATAAGACTCTGCGGGGAGAAAATTCTACTATTTCCATATagaacaacatttaaaattgtttttttttttaattagtaatttttactgagttatataatgataatttgtatgtttttatttataacttgtaAAAATGAAACGCCCGCAGTTACCagaaaaaattgtatgtatatttcttttatttaatgtcaacAGGATTTAAAATTCGAACTACTCAGGAATTTCAGAAAAGTTGTTCTTTACTTCTAAAATTTAcactcaataaaaataactcatGTTAAACTTTTTTGGTTATtacattaatgttaaataatgttaattggcttacaaattcaaaaaaaaaacagttaaatataataaaagtttagagGAAAATCACTGacactttaaaatatgtaaatttacaaaCTGTTAAACAGCGcaataaatcaacaattaaACCAAAGCGTGCATGCATGAAAACATGTGTCACAATTGAACAAAAACCAAAACATTGGTCAAATACATGGTTCTCTTGTCTActtccaaatttaaatgattctaAATATAACCAAATTGAGacagtttaaaattgagtgttaccaatgtgtattaaaatcaataacagTTGTTATAAAGGacttgatttttgtttatcgaGTGTAGAACGTGTTGAACGAAATGGAAATGTTAAAGTCGAGGTATAAAAGAACTAAGTGCCGTGACATTTGTCCAAAACAGAAATGTCCAAGCCTACGGATGCAAAATAAAGTCGTGTTCGCGGAATGTTTGTGAGGAATCGATTCGCCGTGTGTGAGAACCGTCATCGCCGCCGTTTCTTACATACTTATCTGTGTGAACGACTTTTCCGGTGTGAATCTGGGCAGTTTCATCGTCGGATCGGCGGTCTCACGGGCCGGAACATTGTCTAATCGTCGACTGCGTGCCGATGTTCCGGGGGGGCGGTCACGGTTCTCGCGTCACGTATGACAGCGGACAGCGCGTTGTGTCAGAATTGTCAGGTTATATGTCATTCGGCGCGACTCACCTTCCTGCGTCTCCATTTCCTCCACCTCGTTGAAATTCGACTGGGGGTTCTCGTCGTCGCGGGCGTTCCGAAAGTGCGGCCCCGTCACGTGGTTCATGGTCGGCTGTTGGGTTGTCTGGACACCGACTTGGGGCGCAGTCCGGCTCTTGGTCCTCCTCGGCGGCGGCGGTTCTTTGTCCGTTGACGCTGCGTCACCGGCACGCACGTTAGCTGTGCTGTTGTTGTGTGCTTGCAGATTATTTTTAGTGCCGGACAGACCAGTCAATTTGACGAAGTGCTTACTTGCGATGCGCCCAATTGCTGCTAATTTTTGAACCCTCTGTTCGAGGGGCACGCACAagtaacatatatattttgggGTTTATGTACGGCCGACGCGCTAGGAATCACTATCGGCTCGCCAAGTTCATGGGTTTTCCCGATGTCTATTGCGATGCCGACACTGCACTTTCCacataagaaaataaacaaaatggaGGCATTTTCTGCAAGTCTTGCGCTCAAAATTTTAGACAGAAATTCGTAGTCTGTCAAAAGAGAGACATCTATGCGACATTCACCACGCACACACTTACGCTTCTCTATCTACAGATTTCTTTTCACTCACCGAcaccatttaaattatgttcaaaCGATTTAAAACTCTCCTTTCTCTATCTTCAGTCACTTCTTCATGCAAatgcaatatatttttctgattacTCTATAAGACAGACCATcaaaacaaatgttttcaaagtttccttttttcctatttctgtcatttaatgacagtgataaAATACGGTAATACTTCACGTTAGTGTGATGAGGTTCGATTGTCAAGAGACTAACCTTCCAAATGCGACGTTGCcattcaacaaaaaattgaagtctggaatcttttattttttattcttgtttttattaatatttttaattacctaattaatcaacaatttttaattttccatatttcaataattatttaattatagttagaTTTGTATATGTatctgtttatataaaaaataacaaaaaattaataaaactattaatgtttattaaataaattcactccAACagcaaaatgaattaaaattgacaacgATGTTCATGAACATTAGATATGCAGCCAAAGTACGTCCAGATTACCTCAACTACATTGAtgtagtaaataaaacaatgatggttataaaataatttattttgtaaaatagaaaactcaaataaatttttaaaataaaaaggctagtaaaaacacaatatattttaccgAGACATCTAGTAGACGATAGCGTAACTTTCATGGACAGTGCCTTTTGGCTCCTGTttgaaattgaacaatttttaattaaataacagcaAAAATAAGTAGTCAGAAGTGGTATATAGTGTGTATATATgacttaaatttcattttgattgAGACAAAATTAGACACTGCtggtacaaaattttattttgcaagCAAGGTCATTTATAATCGAAAACCAAGACAGAATTTAAcccaataaaataagtaatcacagaaacaatttaattgaacatgttttcatttaaagcGATCGAATGTTAATCCACGTCAACCACTGGAACCGATCaacatgaaaattataacaaaaaaatattaaaataaaataaatatacaataacgTCTATAACTTGCCTCATAAAAAACgacttatacaaatatatcaaaCCGCATATAGAACTAATGCTTTATTTTCGAGTCAGACCCGTGTAATTAGTACGTATCGTTAAAGAGCACTTTTGATTAGCATGCGGAGGGCCAACCATCCATCGAATCGAACTGACCGTCCATCCGGTAGatcatatattcaaataaaacattactcCTATAGGACAGCGTGGAGTTAACATCCAGACGGGCTGGCGCCCCCACAGCCCCTAGTCCAGCTCCGTATTCTCTAACATGTTCCTGCTCGTTGACGCTTTCGCAGTGTTCTTGTCCGATGATGATTCGTCGTCGCTCTCGTCTCCCAAACCTGCAAGAAAACTCTCGAGTATGTTGCCGAAAATGCCGCCGGCTTTCTGCTGCTGCGGTGGATTAAGACCGAAAAATATCTGACCAATCTTATCCAAGTATCCGATGTAGTTCGGATCCCGTTTTATCGACGGCTCGTACTGCTCGCACAGCACCGCGAACGTTTGCAACTTTCGACTGAAATCAAAATATGAGTTCATcggttaaaattaacaataaatggaTATACACCTTTCTATAGCCTGCAACAGAAACCATAGGAAATTGAGCAGAGGTAGCAAATAAGGTGGGCCGGATTTCTTTATGCGCGGATGCTGTTCAGTGTAACTGGTGAACGTTTGACTGGccgtatttttgtttttcagacAAAGATATTGTAAAACGGCTTGGGCTATGAACAGATCCGCTTCGCTTTTGAAGCCGTTCTGGCTTTGGAACTCTATGAGGAGACGGGCACACCCTAAACCATCCTTTGAATAAATGTAATGGTGTCTGGCTTGCTGATAGTTTTTCTCGTTCCAATAAATCTGTGcaatattctgaaaatttataaaaatactttcataAGAGTCCTATATGCagtcaaataataaagttgaaaTTGTGAAAAAGAAGATGAACAAATCGTCTAACGACCAAAATAATGTTTCCTCCACAAaaccagaaaaaatattactttttgttggttttaaaatctgaaaactattacaatttgtaaaattgatatattataaaaatattatttaaagtttatgattaataaatggaataccatataaatatatttacaattcgcaatttaataatgaataattctcTGATTCATAgactttttaagtaaataattttttagtgtcCTGCATAAAATAAGATAGAGATGGTGTGAGACTgtgtcataaatataatataacatattgaaCAGATTAAATGCTTTgtatcatattaatatttctattaaaattaaattgtatttttaaaataaattcaacaataacactttaataaaaaaattagcaaaaaatagtccaataagaaaaataacatGATGCacttatctattaaaatttcatctttaaaaatataataacttacTTGATGTAACAATGGATGGCCCTGAGGTTTTTCAGCAGCTGACCAACGGACAACATTGGCTAAAAACTGATCTCTTTGGAGGGAAGCTGGttgtatattacaaaatattcgaCACAACTTTGGTATCCAATCACTGTATTCTTTAGTCTCTGATTTGGAGAGAGTGTCGACCAACAGTAATGCCAAATCTGCGCCAGACGTTTGCTGAAAAACAAATTCCAATTTGAATGGTTGCAGATGTGCAAAAAAAGTCgagtatttttgtaattttcactggttagaaattattaaggtTGTACCTGGTCCCTTTCTAGGAATAAGATAGACCCATTATACAGCATATCAAGTAACTCCTTATATTTGTTCTGGCTTGACAATCTGTAAATTTAAGGTTATGTTATTGCCTAAtccatcaaattattaattacaatttttcaccTAAAATAAAGCGTTCTGTACATTTGGTGTGCTTCATAGTATTGCCCATCTTTCACCGCCTTTTCTAATTTCTCAACTATTCTAGAAGTCCCACGAACACTTGTCGCAgccatgtttatttataaaagtgtcAAGTCCTTGTCATAAGTTGGTATGAATGTAtggtttttaatcatttagaaACGCCAACAAACTATTTCTTAGTATAATTAGGAAACAAACCTGCGTtggttcattatttattaatttattggtttaattaaaatttatattaaaattacgaaAATTGTGCGAATATGGCGTCATCTGTTAAAAACCGACCGGGGATCGTTCCTTGACGAGTATCAGTCTACCGGTAACGCCGTTGTTGAGAACAGATGGCGTTGGCTGTGccgaaaattatacaaaaccCGGTCCGCCATTGTTGCACGGTGGCCACAGCTCTTCGGCCCGTTACCCTTAATTACGCGATCGAGAGGAGTGCGGCCCTGCGCCGGGCCCCAACCGCCTAACGCAGCCAAACGCGCCAGCACGGCCCCCCGGCCGCCCGACTGGCCTACGACCCCGTTCACCCCGTCATCCTCTTGTGTGTGTCGACCAATTTGTGTTTTCGAGTGTGTTTTCGTGTTTGCTAAGGGTGCCGAGGACGATCCCGTCGTTGCGACACGTATTGGCGAGGTGACTTTTCCACAAGGTTCCGTGCCAGTGTTCGGGTACTTTGGATAGTTCGCACATGCTGTTTCACACTTAAACCAATCAGGTAATTCGAATCAACAATACGTTTTAACTGACAACAAACCACCAAGGTAatcttattttgttttagcTTGAAAACATTACAAATGTACCAAACAATGCTAATAATGTCCCAATTTTGTGAAAGATATGAAACCAGACTaaagtttatacatttttattgttgagtTAGttgaattagttaatattGTGAAGATGTCTGGAGGACCTCCACATCATCCCCATGGCAGGCAGGTTCCAACTGCCAATACTGCCTGGAACCACTTGCAGGTAGGCttatgatatttattgatatgtttgtgtttttatgtagataatttgttttaattaacattattgaagtatatcaaaaatgttattgtcTCTAATgttattaagtatatttatttaaacagtgaatgcatctaattttatttagactgactactttttctaattaaatattgactaGTTtggttttaaagaatttaaaattaatctattagattttaaagtattttttttttcctactTAGTATTTAGTGATTGTTATGAacctttcaatatttattaaaattaatgatggcACTTTGTTGCAGTATTGccatatttcttataaatgtaatgttaattgtaattttgttatttggtCTTAATAACTCcatttaataatcttatttagatatttataatgtaaaaaatacttaaaaaatcattatcaaatctcattgttaatatttaatttgaatagacAATTATCAGCTGACTAAACAATATACtagttattgattttaataattaaaatatcttggacatttgaaaaatgtgttaacgaattataagaatttaattgtgtttttaaaaaccttgaaatttattattaccttCTCTATCTTGTACaatacaacaattaatattttattgatccgattttacattataaaaaatgcatatttaaacGTTTCcctttaataatacattttgcaTGTATCTTTCCCAGATTTTAACCGTTCTCATTCTTCAATAACAAAATCAATGaacaataaaagatattaactACTTTCATTTAAACCATTCATTTCTGTGCACATTCCAAaatgtatacataaattttatgtacaagtTTATGGCATCATTACTCGTTTACGATTCTcacttattcatttaaatttataatttcgtcGAAAAAATTCATTCGAATGTGGAAATATGATTGCAATCGGTTGGGAAAACAACACACCTCAATTACGTTCGGATTGTGGATAGCGTGGGCTGCCTGCAACAATTAAATACTGATTACGGAATCTAATAATCCTTTTAGCATAGATCGTGTCATGTAAATCGACATCCTCGTGGtcgttttgtttttagtttaagGAGAATTTTGATTGTTTAAGTGACTTAatcgttttttgtttttaggtACCGAATTTTTATCCACGGCATCCGCAGCATGCGCACATGTCGAACGAACATTCCATCCTGCACCAGCAGCCGACGTGGCATACGCCCACTAC from Aethina tumida isolate Nest 87 chromosome 1, icAetTumi1.1, whole genome shotgun sequence includes:
- the LOC109598223 gene encoding Golgi to ER traffic protein 4 homolog codes for the protein MAATSVRGTSRIVEKLEKAVKDGQYYEAHQMYRTLYFRLSSQNKYKELLDMLYNGSILFLERDQQTSGADLALLLVDTLSKSETKEYSDWIPKLCRIFCNIQPASLQRDQFLANVVRWSAAEKPQGHPLLHQNIAQIYWNEKNYQQARHHYIYSKDGLGCARLLIEFQSQNGFKSEADLFIAQAVLQYLCLKNKNTASQTFTSYTEQHPRIKKSGPPYLLPLLNFLWFLLQAIESRKLQTFAVLCEQYEPSIKRDPNYIGYLDKIGQIFFGLNPPQQQKAGGIFGNILESFLAGLGDESDDESSSDKNTAKASTSRNMLENTELD